In Deltaproteobacteria bacterium, the sequence CGTCGCAACCATCGACGGGCCCTTCGGAATGCCGGCCGCCGCGAGGATAGCCGGATTCACGATGACTATGTACGACATGGTAAGGAAAGTCGAAATTCCGGCGAGCGTCTCCCGGCGGTATCCGGTTCCGTGGCGGGAAAACTCGAAGTAATCCTTCATTCGGATCCTTCCCGGAATCGCGTATGGCAACCGCGCGCGGCGTCAGGCAGATACGAAAATGTACCACAAGGCACCGGTTCGGGATAAGTTCAACTCTTTCGGCGGGCTGTTCGCCTGCCGGCGGGATCGTACGAATTGTCCTGTTCCTCAGGCCTCCTCTCACGCTCCCTTAACCTCATCACCCGGAAGCTTTCCGCGTACATAGGCCGCGAAACGCGGCCCGGGCGGCCTCCGCCGCCGCGCCGCCCCGCGCTCTTCGAGTTCCGCGCCTCCGCGCCCGCCCAATCCCGGATCCTGCTCGATGGATCCCATCCGTTCAACTGGCTGGCGTGCGCTTTCAGCGCCTCGATCTTCGTGTCGATCGTGGCCGAGATGTCGACCCAGGTGTTCGGCGACTGCGTGGAGCATACGTAAACGGCCTGGACGCGGTGCGGTTTCCCCTTGCCCGGCCATAGAAGCTCCATTTCCGAAGCGGGAAAGACCGCTTCGAGCGCGGCCACTCCCGCCGCCCGGTGGTCCGGGTGGTTTATATAGCGGTCGTCGAAGAACCAGGCCTGGGGATCGCCGCAGATCACGGCCTCGGGCCGGAACTTCCGAATCTGCCGCACCAGTTCCTTGCGAAGATCCAGGGTCGGTATAAGGCCGCAGTCGTCCTGCCTTAAAAAGACTACGTTCCTCACTCCGAGGATCCGCGCCGAGGCGCGAGCCTCCTTCTCGCGCAGGCGGGCGAGCGTTCCGGGGGTAAACACCGCATCGTGCGTCCCGGCGTTTCCG encodes:
- a CDS encoding PIG-L family deacetylase, which translates into the protein MKYDSEYVPDSAMGIFAHPDDAEFMVAGTIARWARAGCEVTLVLLTSGNAGTHDAVFTPGTLARLREKEARASARILGVRNVVFLRQDDCGLIPTLDLRKELVRQIRKFRPEAVICGDPQAWFFDDRYINHPDHRAAGVAALEAVFPASEMELLWPGKGKPHRVQAVYVCSTQSPNTWVDISATIDTKIEALKAHASQLNGWDPSSRIRDWAGAEARNSKSAGRRGGGGRPGRVSRPMYAESFRVMRLRERERRPEEQDNSYDPAGRRTARRKS